The proteins below are encoded in one region of Megalops cyprinoides isolate fMegCyp1 chromosome 14, fMegCyp1.pri, whole genome shotgun sequence:
- the LOC118789525 gene encoding spore coat protein YeeK-like has translation MFGNNTGGTHPSGYDLGPQQPQGYPSQQPQGYPSQQPQVYPPGPGGYPNTQPQFPPGPILPPPCPTQPGGGPAGYPGGAPGCAPTGYPDHGCHGGGHRHSPDRQEHGHHHHGHKHGHGHHGHGSGHSHSHGHGRGRGRGNKHGHGHGHGGHCGGSCSGSDSD, from the exons ATGTTTGGAAACAATACAG GGGGTACACATCCCTCTGGCTATGATCTGGGGCCACAGCAGCCCCAGGGCTACCCCTCACAGCAGCCCCAGGGCTACCCCTCACAGCAGCCCCAGGTCtaccctccaggaccagggggATACCCCAATACCCAACCTCAGTTTCCCCCGGGACCCATCTTGCCCCCACCTTGCCCTACCCAGCCCGGAGGAGGGCCCGCAGGCTATCCTGGTGGTGCTCCAGGTTGCGCCCCTACTGGATACCCTGATCACGGCTGCCATGGGGGAGGGCACAGGCACAGTCCTGACCGCCAAGAACAcggtcatcatcatcatgggcACAAACATGGCCATGGCCATCACGGTCATGGAAGTGGGCATAGTCACAGTCATGGTCATGGTCGTGGACGCGGTCGTGGAAATAAGCATGGTCACGGTCATGGGCATGGAGGG CATTGTGGCGGCTCCTGCAGCGGCAGCGACTCTGACTAG